One part of the Ciona intestinalis chromosome 5, KH, whole genome shotgun sequence genome encodes these proteins:
- the LOC100176002 gene encoding cathepsin B produces MMSRVHEHNKAKLQRSLSLLLLIDNTFSVLNMKLLVLLSAFVLSECYVISKEDNFNAIVKTVNKANTTWKASLNFDPTYYVPEDLKLLCGVKEDKHGYSKLETSYHNLEGIKIPNQFDSRKQWPHCPSISYIRDQGSCGSCWAFGAVEAMSDRYCIRSNGKIQVEISAEDLLSCCGFECGDGCNGGFPGSAWKYWNSDGLVTGGLYGSKTGCLPYQIKPCEHHVPGDRPKCSEGGGTPSCVSKCKGNTTIHYNQDKHYGLSSYAVGSDPTQIQTEIMTHGPVEGAFTVYADFPTYKSGVYKHVTGGVLGGHAIRILGWGSENGVAYWLVANSWNTDWGDKGYFKILRGSDECGIESSVVAGIPQI; encoded by the exons ATGATGTCACGAGTGCACGAACATAACAAAGCAAAGTTGCAGCGTTCGCTCAGTTTGCTTTTACTGATTGATAATACTTTTTCAGTTCTTAACATGAAGCTTTTAGTTCTTTTAAGTGCATTTGTTTTATCTGAATGTTACGTTATTTCCAAAGAAGACAATTTCAATgcaattgttaaaactgtaaataaaGCAAATACAACTTGGAAG gcTTCCCTAAACTTTGATCCAACTTATTATGTTCCTGAAGATCTGAAATTGTTATGTGGGGTAAAGGAAGATAAGCATGGATATTCCAAACTTGAAACCAG CTACCACAATTTGGAAGGAATTAAAATTCCAAACCAGTTTGATTCAAGAAAGCAGTGGCCCCATTGTCCCTCTATATCTTATATACGAGAtcag GGCTCATGTGGTTCATGTTGGGCATTTGGAGCAGTTGAAGCAATGTCAGATCGTTATTGTATTCGTAGTAATGGAAAAATTCAAGTTGAAATATCTGCAGAGGATTTATTGAGTTGTTGTGGTTTTGAGTGTGGTGATGG ATGTAATGGGGGATTTCCTGGAAGTGCTTGGAAATACTGGAACAGTGACGGTTTAGTTACTGGTGGTTTATATGGAAGTAAGACAGGCTGTTTGCCGTACCAGATCAAACCATGTGAACATCATGTCCCTG GTGATCGGCCAAAGTGTTCAGAAGGTGGAGGCACTCCCAGCTGTGTTTCAAAATGTAAAGGCAACACAACTATCCATTATAACCAGGATAAACATTATGGCCTCTCATCTTATGCGGTGGGGTCTGATCCAACTCAGATCCAAACAGAGATAATGACACATGGACCAGTAGAAGGGGCATTTACTGTATATGCTGACTTTCCTACTTATAAATCtg GTGTTTACAAACATGTAACTGGTGGTGTTCTTGGTGGACATGCGATTAGAATACTTGGATGGGGCAGTGAGAATGGTGTAGCATACTGGTTGGTTGCTAACAGCTGGAACACTGACTGGGGAGACAaaggatattttaaaattttaagagGATCCGATGAATGTGGGATTGAATCATCAGTGGTGGCTGGAATTCCTCAAATATGA
- the LOC100179082 gene encoding intraflagellar transport protein 22 homolog isoform X2, whose protein sequence is MSKAKILLVGPCGVGKSVVANFLSDQTDILNSKYRPTIGVRILEFETSLGNSLNVDVELWDCSGSESFETCWPAMASQADGVIIVYDPLMKEPSPAVETLVNYFITSNGLKEMQCMLFANSKGRESTTVTSPLPSVLNYEVNLEKHPGEVMDNFKDFLKKVFNKLSASQEREELDIIN, encoded by the exons ATGTCAAAAGCCAAAATTTTATTAGTAGGACCATGCGGCGTCGGGAAATCTGTGGTAGCAAATTTTTTATCAGATCAG ACTGATATTTTGAACAGTAAATATCGTCCAACGATTGGGGTGAGAATTCTTGAGTTTGAAACATCACTCGGCAATAGCCTGAATGTCGATGTCGAGTTATGGGACTGCAGCGGAAGTGAAAGCTTTGAAACATGCTGGCCTGCAATGGCTTCTCAAGCAGatgg GGTGATCATTGTCTATGACCCGCTCATGAAAGAGCCAAGCCCGGCCGTAGAGACTTTAGTCAATTATTTCATCACAAGTAACGGATTAAAAGAGATGCAATGCATGTTGTTTGCTAACAGTAAAGGAAGAGAATCAACTACAGTAACCTCTCCACTACCATCTGTATTAAAC TATGAAGTTAACTTGGAAAAACACCCAGGAGAAGTTATGGACaactttaaagattttttaaagaaagtttttaataaattatctGCATCACAAGAAAGAGAAGAACTTGATATAATAAATTGA
- the LOC100179082 gene encoding intraflagellar transport protein 22 homolog isoform X1, translated as MSKAKILLVGPCGVGKSVVANFLSDQTDILNSKYRPTIGVRILEFETSLGNSLNVDVELWDCSGSESFETCWPAMASQADGVIIVYDPLIKEPSPAVETLFNYFITSNGLKEMQCMLFANSKGRESTTVTSPLPSVLNYEVNLEKHPGEVMDNFKDFLKKVFNKLSASQEREELDIIN; from the exons ATGTCAAAAGCCAAAATTTTATTAGTAGGACCATGCGGCGTCGGGAAATCTGTGGTAGCAAATTTTTTATCAGATCAG ACTGATATTTTGAACAGTAAATATCGTCCAACGATTGGGGTGAGAATTCTTGAGTTTGAAACATCACTCGGCAATAGCCTGAATGTCGATGTCGAGTTATGGGACTGCAGCGGAAGTGAAAGCTTTGAAACATGCTGGCCTGCAATGGCTTCTCAAGCAGatg GGGTGATCATTGTCTATGACCCGCTCATCAAAGAGCCAAGCCCGGCCGTAGAGACtttattcaattatttcaTCACAAGTAACGGATTAAAAGAGATGCAATGCATGTTGTTTGCTAACAGTAAAGGGAGAGAATCAACTACAGTAACCTCTCCACTACCATCTGTATTAAAT TATGAAGTTAACTTGGAAAAACACCCAGGAGAAGTTATGGACaactttaaagattttttaaagaaagtttttaataaattatctGCATCACAAGAAAGAGAAGAACTTGATATAATAAATTGA
- the LOC100181512 gene encoding pyruvate carboxylase, mitochondrial — MLSSKLNISLRSAKRASHLRSANGAPQIITWRSYKTSFPVGIMHPRSRSNMESTVKPINKVLVANRGEIAIRVFRACTELGIRTVAVYSEQDTQHMHRQKADESYLIGKGLKPVDAYLHIPEIIATAKDVGVDAIHPGYGFLSERSDFAHACVQAGIKFIGPTPDVVQQMGDKVAARKIAIAAGVPVVPGTDEPVTTLDEAKSFVQKYGFPVIFKAAYGGGGRGMRFVNQMSELEDNFNRAVSEAEKAFGNGSMFIERYLEGPRHIEVQILGDQLGNMVHLYERDCSIQRRYQKVVELAPAFNLPIGLRRILADDALKIAKHVNYENAGTVEFLLDAQGRHYFIEVNSRLQVEHTITEQITGVDLVQSQIRLAEGYTLPDLGLTQEKIQVNGCAIQCRVTTEDPAHDFRPDTGRIEVFRSGEGMGIRLDSASAFAGAIVSPYYDSLLVKVISHAGDMPSAAKKMHRALREFRIRGVKTNIPFLLNVIQDETFLHGTITTQFIDNNPQLFKMQPSQNRAGRLMRYLAQVMVNGPSTPLPTSNIPPYNEPQLPELPAGSSSNYPRGWRNVLLEDGPEEFAKSIRQHKGLLLTDTTMRDAHQSLLATRVRTYDLARIAPFVSQQLNGLFSLENWGGATFDVALRFLHECPWERLRTLRQLIPNIPFQMLLRGANGVGYTTYPDNVVKKFCELAVANGMDIFRIFDSMNYVPNMKLGMEAVAEAGGVVEAAISYTGDVSDSSRLTKYDLSYYIGLADELVEIGAHILCIKDMAGLLKPQAAKILISELRERHPDLPLHVHTHDTSGAGVASMLAAAEAGADIIDGAIDSMSGMTSQPSIGALVTSCERTHLDTGIQLSNLSKYNEYWEQVRHLYAPFECTVTMKSGDSSVYKHEIPGGQYTNLHFQAHAMGLGSQFSKIKERYIEANRLFGDLIKVTPSSKVVGDMAQFMVQNNLSADDVMERADELSLPQSVIDMMKGLIGYPPGGFPEPLRSKILRGESPIEGRPGESLPALDFKSLKDEMIEEHGSFVTDEDVMSAAMYPKVTNDYLHHYAEFGPVDKLDTPRFLIGPKIADEFKVTLEPGKTLHIKPLAVGDLKPETGEREVFMELNGQLRTVAVKDNEAMKEMNFHPKARVGVKGSIGCPMPGDILEVKVQVGDKVTKGQPLLVVSAMKMEMVVAATMDGVIKQVEVTKGMHVEGDDLLVEME; from the exons ATGCTTTCgtcaaagttaaatatttctttgcgATCGGCAAAAAGAGCAAGTCATCTGCGTTCAGCAAATGGAGCCCCACAAATcatt acatGGAGATCTTATAAAACTTCATTTCCGGTTGGGATTATGCACCCCCGATCCCGATCCAACATGGAGTCCACAGTGAAACCAATAAATAAG gtTCTCGTGGCCAATCGTGGAGAAATCGCAATTCGGGTTTTTCGGGCTTGTACTGAGCTGGGAATTCGAACGGTTGCTGTTTATTCTGAGCAGGACACGCAACACATGCACCGACAGAAAGCTGATGAATCTTACTTGATTGGGAAAGGGCTAAAACCTGTTGATGCCTATCTACACATACCAGAAATAATTGCAACTGCTaag GATGTTGGTGTTGATGCTATTCACCCAGGCTATGGGTTTTTATCTGAACGATCAGATTTTGCCCATGCATGTGTACAAGCGGGGATTAAATTCATTGGACCCACGCCGGATGTTGTTCAACAAATGGGAGATAAAGTCGCTGCAAGAAAGATTGCTATTGCTGCAG GTGTTCCAGTTGTGCCTGGTACTGATGAGCCGGTCACAACACTTGACGAAGCAAAATCATTTGTGCAAAAATATGGCTTCCCTGTAATATTCAAGGCAGCATATGGTGGTGGTGGGCGAGGCATGCGATTTGTTAATCAGATGTCC GAATTAGAAGACAATTTCAACCGGGCGGTTTCGGAGGCTGAAAAAGCCTTTGGAAATGGGTCCATGTTCATAGAGCGATATTTGGAAGGTCCACGCCATATTGAAGTTCAAATATTAG gTGATCAACTTGGCAATATGGTTCATCTTTATGAGCGTGATTGTTCAATTCAACGGAGATATCAAAAGGTTGTGGAACTTGCTCCAGCGTTCAATTTACCCATTGGTTTACGCCGCATACTCGCAGATGATGCTTTGAAAATTGCTAAACATGTCAATTATGAAAATGCTGGGACAGTTGAGTTCTTGTTGGATGCACAG GGTCGTCATTATTTTATTGAGGTGAATTCACGATTACAAGTGGAACACACGATAACAGAACAAATAACGGG agtgGATTTGGTTCAATCACAAATACGATTGGCTGAGGGATATACTTTACCTGATCTTGGGTTGACGCAGGAAAAGATTCAAGTTAATGGCTGTGCAATACAGTGCAGAGTTACAACTGAAGATCCTGCCCATGATTTTAGACCTGACACTGGAAGGATAGAG GTGTTCCGTAGTGGAGAGGGCATGGGCATTAGACTAGACAGTGCATCAGCTTTTGCAGGAGCTATTGTCTCTCCTTATTATGACTCGTTACTTGTAAAAGTGATTTCTCACGCTGGTGACATGCCGTCAGCTGCCAAGAAAATGCATCGTGCGTTGCGTGAATTCAGGATACGAGGTGTTAAG ACAAACATCCCATTCTTACTCAATGTGATTCAAGATGAAACATTCTTACATGGAACCATCACAACCCAGTTCATTGACAACAACCCACAG ttatttaaaatgcaacCAAGTCAAAATCGTGCTGGTCGACTTATGCGTTACTTGGCACAAGTTATGGTGAACGGACCCTCCACACCACTACCAACATCAAACATACCTCCTTACAATGAACCACAACTACCTGAACTTCCTGCAG GTTCGTCATCAAACTATCCTCGAGGTTGGAGGAACGTGCTGCTAGAAGACGGTCCAGAGGAATTTGCCAAAAGTATCCGCCAACACAAAGGATTGTTGTTGACAGACACGACGATGAGGGACGCTCATCAATCACTTCTTGCCACTAGAGTGCGCACCTACGATCTTGCAAGAATCGCCCCGTTTGTTTCACAACAGTTGAACGGTTTATTTTCATTGGAGAACTGGGGAG GTGCAACATTTGATGTTGCTTTACGGTTTCTACATGAATGTCCATGGGAAAGATTACGTACACTGCGTCAACTTATTCCGAATATTCCATTTCAAATGTTACTGCGTGGAGCTAATGGTGTTGGCTATACAACATATCCAGATAATGTTGTTAAGAA GTTTTGTGAGTTGGCTGTTGCAAATGGAATGGACATATTTCGTATCTTTGACTCCATGAATTATGTGCCTAACATGAAACTTGGTATGGAAGCTGTTGCTGAAGCTGGTGGGGTTGTCGAAGCTGCTATCTCGTATACTGGTGATGTTTCTGACTCATCAAGGTTAACAAAATATGATCTCAGTTATTACATCGGTCTTGCTGATGAACTTGTGGAGATTGGAGCTCATATCTTATGCATtaag GATATGGCTGGTTTGTTGAAACCGCAGGCTGCCAAGATTCTTATATCTGAGTTACGTGAGAGACATCCTGATCTTCCCCTTCACGTGCATACTCATGACACATCTGGAGCAG GTGTTGCTTCAATGTTGGCTGCAGCAGAGGCAGGTGCCGATATCATTGATGGAGCGATTGATTCAATGTCGggaatgacatcacaacccaGTATAGGTGCTCTAGTGACATCATGTGAGCGAACTCACCTAGACACAG GAATCCAATTGTCAAACTTGTCTAAATATAACGAATATTGGGAGCAAGTACGACATCTGTATGCACCGTTTGAATGCACAGTTACCATGAAATCTGGTGATTCGAGTGTGTATAAGCATGAGATACCTGGAGGGCAGTACACCAACTTACATTTTCAag CTCACGCGATGGGTCTAGGAAGTCAGTTTTCCAAAATAAAGGAAAGATATATTGAAGCAAATCGTTTGTTTGGTGATTTAATCAAG GTTACCCCATCCTCGAAGGTAGTTGGCGACATGGCACAGTTCATGGTTCAGAATAATTTATCAGCTGATGATGTGATGGAAAGAGCTGATGAGTTATCATTACCACAATCTGTCATTGATATGATGAAAGGGTTAATTGGTTACCCACCTGGGGGTTTTCCTGAACCACTAAGAAGCAAA attttacgAGGGGAATCCCCAATTGAGGGAAGGCCTGGAGAGTCTTTGCCTGCATTGGATTTTAAATCCTTAAAAGATGAAATGATCGAAGAACATGGTTCGTTTGTCACCGATGAGGACGTTATGAGTGCAGCTATGTATCCAAAG GTGACAAATGATTATCTTCACCATTATGCTGAGTTTGGACCTGTTGATAAACTAGACACACCTCGCTTCCTAATTGGACCAAAAATTGCGGATGAGTTTAAAGTAACATTGGAACCAG GAAAAACACTTCATATCAAACCATTGGCGGTCGGGGATTTGAAACCAGAAACTGGGGAACGCGAAGTCTTTATGGAGCTTAATGGCCAACTAAGGACGGTTGCTGTTAAAGATAATGAAGCCATGAAA GAAATGAATTTTCATCCAAAAGCACGAGTTGGTGTAAAAGGCTCCATTGGTTGTCCGATGCCTGGAGATATACTGGAGGTCAAAGTTCAAGTTGGTGATAAGGTCACTAAAGGTCAACCGCTGTTGGTGGTCAGTGCTATGAAAATGGAAATGGTGGTTGCTGCAACCATGGACGGTGTGATTAAGCAAGTGGAGGTTACCAAGGGCATGCATGTAGAAGGAGATGACCTTCTGGTagaaatggaataa